TCAGGCTGGGCCAGTCGATGGAAATGGTGATCCACATGAGCAGGGAGCTGAGGAAGATGCCCAGCACCGCCAGCCCTTCCGGAGTCAGGGGAGATGGTGCCGGAAAGAGGCGCACAGCGAATCCGGCCGCCAGAGAGATCACCAGCCAGAGCCAATCTTTCGTGGATTTGCTCATGGCCGCCCCTTACTCACAGGCCAGGATCTTAAAGTCCTGGCTTTCTTTGGACAGCTGGAACATGAGCTTCTGCATGTTGGTTTCGCTGAGATTGCCCAGAATGGTCAGGTCGAAGGTGACCGTCTTCTCGGGCCGGTTGAAACTCAGGAGCTGCATATACTGCATGTTGTAGCCGTAATCCCCCACCATATTCAGGATGCTGCTCATGGCATTGGGCTGATCCGGACGGGTCATGCGCACCACCACTTTGGTCCCGTCGGCTTTGATCTGGATATCCCTGGCCAGGTCAGCGAACAGCTGGGGATTCCAGTCGAACAGCATGCCGTACTGGTACATGCGGCTGGTTTCCATGATCTTGCGCACCACGGCCAGGTATTCGGGCTTGCGGTCCTCCGGCACACCCTGGCTCAGGCGCTGCAGGATGGCCTGTTCCCGGTCGGCCCGGTAGATATTGGTTTCGCCGGCGGCCTGTTTGGCCTCAGCCACCAGTTTGGAGCAGTCCATCCGTTCCATCAGCAGCTGCCGCAGCTGGGGATCGATGGCATCGATTTTTTTGCGTACGTCTTCCAGTTTCATAAGAATCCTTCCCTTCTGCTTTTCTACAAATCTTCCTTATTATAGCAAAAAAAAGCTGTGAAAAAAATATTTCCACAGCGTTTCCAGTTACATGGCGGTACAGGGTTCAGCCTGCAGCAGCTCTTCCTTTTCCTCTTCGATCTGTTTGGGAGATACCCGCTCCAGCCACTTCAAATCGTAGGGTTCGAATTTGCAGCGGGCATAGGCATCCAGATCCATGACCGTACCATCCCAGTCGGAATCGATCCGACCGTTCTGCTTGATCAGGATATCGTACAGGATGGCATATACTTTGCCGTCTTCCGGATCTTTTTCCACAATGGTGCTGTACGGCAATGTCTTGTGGTACACCAGTTCCAGGTCCTTGTACCTGAAATGGAACCCGCACCGCATCCGGCAGCCGTCCAGGCCCGTATAGCAGGCCACCTGTTTCAGATCTTTCAGGATCTGGTCATGGGGCTCGTCATACAGATTCTCCGGGGTGGTCTCCGTGTAATCGAACCGGAACTGGATGGAAGGTGCATGGACTCGGCGGAACCG
This region of Acidaminococcus timonensis genomic DNA includes:
- a CDS encoding chorismate mutase codes for the protein MKLEDVRKKIDAIDPQLRQLLMERMDCSKLVAEAKQAAGETNIYRADREQAILQRLSQGVPEDRKPEYLAVVRKIMETSRMYQYGMLFDWNPQLFADLARDIQIKADGTKVVVRMTRPDQPNAMSSILNMVGDYGYNMQYMQLLSFNRPEKTVTFDLTILGNLSETNMQKLMFQLSKESQDFKILACE